The following DNA comes from Polyodon spathula isolate WHYD16114869_AA unplaced genomic scaffold, ASM1765450v1 scaffolds_3241, whole genome shotgun sequence.
tcttttagaacataagaaagtttacaacgagaggaggccattcggccctcttgctcgtttggttgttagtagcttatgatcccaaaatctcatcaagcagcttcctgaaggaccccagggtgtcagcttcagcaacattactggggcaGTTGATTCcagtctcctattttctgttctgaatgcccctttctaatctccatttgtgacccctggtcctgtttcttttttcagattgaaaaagtcccctgggtcaacacgGTCCATACCTGTTAGATTTTTGTATTCTATAGACTGAATACAGCATTACCAAAACGCAGTCATgcaatgctaatatatatataacatttgcttttgtatttgcattttgctttttgcGTTGGATGGCGAGCTTATATGATATGTAGCCATGAACTTGAACACCCGCAACGGGCTCCTTCCACGTGCTTCGATTCTCATACTTAAGCAGATTGTCATTTAAAGACCGTTTCGCCGTTTATGTCTCCTTTAGTTTAGAATTAAGACAATTAAATGTGTTGGTTCAATAAATCTGACTCTCAATAAATCTGTGTTTTCTGTATACTGTGcttatatttcaaatgtatttaaaggtGGGCTGAAATAATGGAAAATATTTGTGGCCTGTAtcttgttacacacacacacacacacccacacacgcacacaccacacacaaacacacacacacccctgcaatCATTTCAACCTTTTGTTATAACGTTGCCAcatataatattaatgtatttaattaaattcacGGTCTCAAAGATTACTTcgcttttaaaaatagattttaccTTTATAAAACGCTATTCAATTCCCCTGTTTCCGGTAAGTGTGAAAGTTCACAATTGTAGCATCTATTTGAGCTGCGTTTACCACACCATCTCACTTCGAGGTCGAGGTGCATTTTTCCATTACCTTTACAAATGCAGGCTCGCGTATATTTTGGACGAGGGAGGATGTGGGcgttaaaacaaagcaaaaaaagaagaTTGACCCGTGGTTGATCAGAGCGGGTAAGCATATCCGATAAACATCAACGAATTTTTGCAACTGGCTAGAACCAgactggtgcaaaaaaaaaaaacccacatagcgtaaatatatttgtatctgTATAAATCCAATAACTCTTCACGCAGATGTAACGAATTTGACATTGCCAGCAACAGAATCCGAGCACGGCCGGCAGCGTGGAAGCATGTGGCGCATTCTCGGATACGCCTTGGTCGCGGTATATTTCGAAGGTAAGTTTAACTTATTTTAATGACATATTGTTTTCTGGTATAACAGTCAACGTGTGATGTGATGTTTCTCTTTAAAACTagctcttaaaaataaaaataaataaagtatgacAGACAACACTGATAGACAACAAATGTTTCAGCATTAAGCACAAGTTTCAGCAGGATGTTTTAAACACACAGCAGGGCTGATTTTATTTAATCGTATAATATATACTTCAGACGAGTTACCAAATTACAACGCAGCGCATGTTAATCTACACTGTGAACCAGACGAGAAGACACGGGGTTTGTTCGTGAAtctatattatatacacaagcaattcAAATGCAATTGAAATCGCTTTAAAGTTTGATTCTAAagacatatatttaaacataGGGTAcggtgcaattattattattattattattattatattattattattattattatattattattattatctgcaatAGCATTAATCGTTTCCCcgctttaccatttaaatattataaCTATATAAGTAGGGCTAgggattttcattaaaaatggtagagatgtttaattaaaaaatcaatacacataaacataaatatacatacacagtagTGTGCCAGAACACCCGTGTCGTGCGTAAGAAATCAAACCGCTTTgattcatttcaaacagtaaagagaACAGGAACACAGAGCCGCGCACAGTAAAACGCAGGAggctttttagaagctgtttaagacgcccgattaaagcacaaagcagtCTGACATTTTCACAGAGTGCCTGTTCGTCCTCCATTCTTTCTAGATTAGTGCGTTGGAATTGAAATGGGAGATTCAGAGGTTTTTACGCAGGCAGGTATATGATATAAAAGACGCATCTTGAGGTAATAAATACGCACACTGCCGTGCCTGCAGAGATACAGAAACACGCACAGCCGTATCGACCCCAAACTtggaaaacattacattattgaAAGGACGCAGTGATCGGACTAATACACTAACACACGACCAGCAACCAAGCGTTGAAATGGACACTTAATACCAGTTTGGATTAGCGCGCTGTTTGTGTTACATGACCAATTCAGAGCGTTAAACACGTCGACAGTAACCCTAAAGAAATGCCGTTATGAAGACAGATACAACGCACACTGTACAAAAACCgtctttttacaatatatttacttgaatattgacttaataaaaccatttaagattgattatattatatatttgcgTATTATGTACAATTAAGAAGTATTTTACAGTAATACTAATAAATTTTaccgtaattaaaaaaaaaatgctggaaaaaACTCATGTCAATATTAATGTAAATGTGCTGTAGAATACGGTAAGTGTTTTTACTGTGCGAGGGAAGCGTTTCTCAAAGTCTTCTAATCTATTGATATCGCGTGTTAAAGGAATTCGGATTCTCACAGCGTTTACTCCAATGCTAACAGCACGATTTCTCCATATAGTAAAAAACGCACCCAATGaagctattgaaataaacagcttgtgcGCACAGTCCTGTCGTGTGgactagctgtgtgtgtgtgtgtgtgtgtgtgtgtgtgtgtgtgtgtgtgtgtgtgtgtgtgtgtgtgtgtgtattgactaGCTGTGTGACTAGCTATGTGTTCTTGTCTTCTAGTTTCCGAAACGAGTCTCAGTTTACGCTCGTCTCACCACTTTGCTTCAGCCGGGGAGTCTCCGGTGGAGTTCACCTGCACCTCGAGTGCAGTGATAGAATCTGGAGGGGTCCGGCTGCTCTGGTTCAAAAAGAACGCGAGTGATGTATTGGAAAGACTGGACACGAAATGCAACGCGTCCCCGTGCAAATACACCGATGAATCGAACCGCTCGGACACCTTCAAGCTGAAGATTACAAAGACAGAGCGAGAAGATTCTGGTACATATTACTGCGCGCACCCACCCGTTATCGACCTGGAGTTTTCCAATGGGGCCGCATTGAACGTTGTAGCAGGTACGAAATTAACCAAACCAAGTGCTATGCTATGCATTGTAGTATTGATGTACTTTATACCTTAGAACACACGCGTGGTTGTACAGCAAAGTAACACTGGAGTTAAAACAAATCCCTACCCCGCTGCAACTAAAGATTGTACAATATTAATCGAGAAtattcaaggtaatgttgcattttaccccctgaaaatacactTTACTCTCTCGGTGTTAAAACTGTAGGGTAAGTTACTCTCAGAACCCAAATCCTGTCTAGTTTTGCTCCTACACAGTTTTGCATTAGCGCTGGGTACTGTAAATATCGCGGGTCCTGTAAAAACATATATCATTAAgtaatatatttttgtacatCTTGATAACCCTaagtgttatatttatttattaaatatacttaTATTTTTTCAGACAGTTCAACAGAGACCACTTCTGTGTCTATCCTGGCCCCCGCTGACTCCGCCAGCGCGCTCGATTCTGAGGGGTCACTGACATTAGTCTGCCTGGTCCGGGGCC
Coding sequences within:
- the LOC121311512 gene encoding uncharacterized protein LOC121311512 — translated: MWRILGYALVAVYFEVSETSLSLRSSHHFASAGESPVEFTCTSSAVIESGGVRLLWFKKNASDVLERLDTKCNASPCKYTDESNRSDTFKLKITKTEREDSGTYYCAHPPVIDLEFSNGAALNVVADSSTETTSVSILAPADSASALDSEGSLTLVCLVRGLSSPAVRFQWFLSGNVTTATAPGTWIKEGGDGESYSATSRLTIPAETWRSGAVCACGAQLNSSTVIRSREISYTAGGGEVLLKLLIKTVAYVINELQLYTLDSKMCPESDRDKNMKNEACCMIF